The genomic stretch taacggtatagttacagacATTTGAAGTCGTTTCACTAAACTATAGATTTAAATGAATATaaactcccaccttgtgggaaagagGCCATTCAGGCCAAAGGGAAGGAACCAATCAGTTAAATGGCGGAGGACCAATCCGAATTTAAGGAGGGGGGTGGTTGAGCAACCAACAAGAAAtcaggaaggaaaaaaaaattactatgcGAATCGATGCTTGGGTTATGCTTTGCCATATCCCGAAGGCAGGATATGATAAACGCACGGATACTTGATGACATCACGTGTCGATTTGAGAAGTATGTCAGGATCGGGAGTGACAAGCTTATAAAATTGGATTTATACTAAGTTTCCTCTTCTCTAAATTGGACTTCTCCCTCTATTTTATGGTGAAAGTTTGGGTTTCCCACCACTAAATTCAAAAACTTAGGTTTCCACCACCGCATTACACAATTGTGCCCACTAATtcttataataataattaaaaaatagttGTTATAATAATAATTGTGCCCACTAACtcttataataataattaaaattctacCCCTATTCTATCTCGGGTCCCTTCTATCTCTTTCCctttagggggcgtttgtttgtcctcactaagttggactggactggactggactggactagctattagtccaatactgtgtttgttccatgctgggactaacattaatgagactaaaggggaccagcatggacaaaacccttcactaagaggtcttaacGAGACCCCctaataaccatgggactagctaagactatcctctctttctcgtcatcgtcatgctcaacgaccactcccgacagactcctcgtcatctccggtcacctagatcaatcattaactttccgactctctttcagatccatttcacaatcaactttcatataaaatataccaaattgaagctgggagtgacaagattacgattttacctgaatcgaggctaaaatgtggtcgaatgtggccggaaaatggcctggaagtcttggcctgtttgggcttcttcaaatccatgacagattcgagcattcaaagctaagatctcggtccagagatggtgatgaattttttggcggtgctaacttcatccaatttaacgagggttggccggaaaacacatcgggaaacctgcaactcgtcgaaAAAATTgaagccgtgaggttccgttcgaacaacgcatagctagagagggagggaggacagagaaatagagactggaatcaataaggagtttgatcaggaatgagaaagagacatgaattgagaggtctaagaggaaaaaaagagggagagggtgggacgatgagagaagaggaaaagagtgggacataaatggtaggaaaagatgaagaaaaagataagatcataataaaatattaataatttatatattaaataatataatattagaatttgttattatccagcttcttagtccaatactgcaccaaacgcttcactaagttagtccagtttagtctagtctaagtcaatttagcttagtccttgaagttaatccagtccgagatagtccggcgcaacaaacgcccccttagttTCCCCTTCCGCTCTGCCTCCCCTCAGATTCTTTCTCTCACCTTTGTCTCTCTCTCCAACCCCTCTTTATCTCTCTACCTTCTCTACAAATCGTGGAGGCTCTTGAGCTCCATCATCACCAGAATCCCCTAGCAAAACTCCATGCACGTGATGGAGGAAGGTTTGGGAAGATCGGGGTCTGGTAGGAAGGGATCAAGGGAGGGGGTGGGTCGGGTTTGGGATGATCGGTGGATGTAGAGCCTGAATCGGAAATCGCGTTGGGATCCGAGTCCGATAGGGAGGGATCATGGGAGGGAGGTGCGTCGGGTTAGGAGGTGTTGGTGAGGGAAGGGCAGGTGCGAGTCGAAGAGGGAGTGAGGAGTCGTGGTCGTCATCAATATTTCATCGCCGTTGTGGAAACCTTCGAATTCGGAGTCAGTCGCACCTTCATTGTCACCTCAACAAGCTTCCGATTTTGGGTTCGACCTCGATCCGCACCAAGCTCGCAAAATTTCAGTTCTGTCAGCCCAATATCGCTTTAAAGCACGCAACAAATGCGTCCATTGTTCCCGTTGTACGAGCGCAGAGTTCTTCTGGTTTGTCTTCTTCccattttttggaaaaatggTTTATGGTTTTTCAATGTTATTGCATATTCCATTCAAATTATGATTTGGGTGTCTcggattttaaattttaaattttggcaTGGCTTCTGACTCCATATTGTTGGTTGCTCGTAGGTTATGTCCCAGACTCCAAATTTTACGAAGTTGAAGCGATTCTGAGGTGCAGAAACGATTCACTCATCTGTTtggttcttaattttgtttaggTTGATTGTTTATAGCTCTGCATGTCTGCTGTGCTTTTTTCTTCTATTACTTTTGTGTGTGGAATACATGAGGTTATGGGTTTTACTTTCATCTAATTATTTCTTAATCTTTGCTATGATTATGGGACGAGCTAGGCCCTGGTGAGTTTCGCATGTTTCTTTGGTAAGAATTGTTGAACCTTAAACACAGCATACTGCATATTAATTGGCATTGCATTTTGCATTGGCATAATAAAATTAGGAAAGCAACAAATTgatgtttgaaattttgttgaTTGGATAGTAGGAAAAATAGCTCTCTATTTCTAAGCCTGTGTAGTTATCTAAGCACCATCCCATCTTCTTCTGCAGTTGCCTTTAATCCTTTTTAAACACTCAAATCCATTTGCATATATCGAACACATAGTCACGACTGATTTGGATTGGAGTTCAAACACGATAAACATTGAAGGTTAATGAAATTCTAATCTAGAGTGCCATTGATGTCATTGGACCTAAATTTTGATTGCGGTGTGGCATGTTGCGACATGTCAAAAGATCAATTAGTAGTTGTTAGTCGTACCACTATACAATTCATTTCTggaatttaatgaaaattattTGTGATTATTGCTTGGAATTATATATAAGATTTTGAAAAGTTAATTCCTTTTATTACTTCTTCTTGTTCGTCATTGCGGATGCTCATAAAGGATATAAGGTGATGGGTACAATGTTAGTAATAAAGGGATAGTTTGCTGACAGACTGCTTGAACTATTGAATAATGTTGCAACTCTCCCCCATATTCCTGATGTTCTTTCCTCTTGTTTTTTCGTCATGCCATACTTCGTTTTTGGGTTCATCTGTAAGTTTCTGCTGAATTTGAACCAGTTTTGGCAGTTGGTTGTTGATCCTGCCACCAAAGAACTTTTGCATTATACTGAGAAGCTAGTGACTTTTGTATGTACACGATGCAATTACTGTCCCAAAATTGTTCATTTAGTTGGTGCTTCATGATCTCAATTCTTTGTTTTATTGCTTTGTTACAGGCCACATTATGTAAGGgttatctattttctaaatGTAGGTGagtgatttgatcaattgtggTCTATATGTATGTGTTCCCATATATTTCACTGCCATTCAAGAAGTCTCCAGTCATCGAGAAGGCAGAGGTTGGTCTTTTTCTTCATTGGCATTATAGTTGTGGATTGGTTTGCACTTGGGATCAAATTCTGGCTCTAAAAATATTATATCACTTGATTTGTAATTATTGAGAACAAATTTGATGATCTCATGGCCAAATGAATTTTGTAGATTATGGATTCAATTATTTCTCACGGTTGCTTCTTGCGAGAATGTAGCGTTCAACACTCCATTGTGGGTGTGTTCTCACGTCTAGAGTCTGGAGTCGAACTTAAGGTGAGCTACGCTTTCTACGCATTGGTAACAACAGGCTACCAGATTCCAATGTCAATCATGAAATATTTCAAGCGGCAGTTAGAATGCACTTGAAAACATAAACATGCTAGTGTTACGAGCTCTGATCACATTTGGTTATTTTAAATCGATTTTCAGGATACTATGAATTCTCAATGTTGATTGGATGTTTGGGTAGTTAAACATCACTGAAAATATGTGATCCTttccctttttcatttttcctttggtTTGGATTTCAGGAAGGTGATTGCATAATCCACTGAGCTGGGAAAAAGGGTAAAATCAGTTATGGGTGGCAATATGTGGGAATGCATGGATACATTGATAGGAAAATCTCATTATTTTGTTGGTCTTTTATCTTTAACACTTGTAAACATGTTCTTTATGAGGAATATTTCTGTAGTTTCATCATAGACATTCCATTTCTACTATTGGATCGCTTTTTACAGCAGAGGCTGCCATCTttgattttatgaaaattttaaatttttgttttatttcaaaattttgcatttctattttttttttaaatagaaccTACCGGgcacaataataaaaatagtgcAAATATGGATGGAGAAGGTCATCTGACAAGTTTGTCAGAACATAGACACAAAAAGGCCTTTATTTGTGCCTGTGTCTTTGAGCACGAAACAGTGTATTATGCCCTTTTAGCAATGGTGATGCCCATAGAGGGCACATATACAAACTTAGTTGCTGCATGGTTGCCATTGGTCTATGGACACATATGTTGGTGCCCATTGACCTCAAAGGGCACAAATAATTTATAGTGTGcagtgcccatattttttgtaGTGAATCATCCAAATTCTAAGTAAATTGTAGACGAAAAGGTACTAGACAAACCATAATTAAGGGAAATCCACATAACTAGATGTCTTAAAATAGTATTAATCTAATTTATTGCTCAAGTCCATTATTTTTGTTTCATACATAAATAACTTCATAATAATGAAGGAAATACTAATATGGATCATCTTCGAGAATCTATGTAATGGACGATAACTATGATCGGATTCTTCAGTACTTCTTGAGGAAACTCTTGAACCAGTGTGCTGAGAGCTTGGGGTACCTCTTTTGGTTGTCGTTGTAATCCACATAATTGATACCAAACCGAATAGTATATCCCGAATTCCATTCAAAATTATCCAACAATGACCATGCAAAGTATCCCTTCACATTGACACCATCCCTACACAAAATGGAAGCAAGAGTTAAAATGCATCGAAGATGTCAAATTGTCAgcagaataattttttttattttaatccgAGTTAATGTATAATTAAGAACTTACTTGATTGCTCTTTGAAGGTAATATATGTGGTGATAGTAGTAATAAACTCGCTGGGTGTCATTCAGGGCTTCCGCAAGTGATAATTTGGGATCATTGAACTCATCAACACCTACAATATGTACGTAGTTTCAAAATATAGGTTTTGCAGAATATTGTATTTCACCATATATACATTCGAAACATTGGTTATGCAATCGATTAGGCTTAAAAAAGTCGTTACCATTCTCAGTAATGTAAATGAGTGGATCATTATACTTTTCCTTCGTGTAGAGTAAAAGGTCTCGAATTCCTTTTGGATAAACATATAGCCAGTCTGAAGCAGCCTGCAACTCATTGGATGATAATTAAGCTCAGTACGTAGAGAAAACTTGATGCTTTAAGCACAAATAGTTCAAGCTAACAATCTGACGTTACCTTTGGACCGATGGGGACTCCATTCTTCTCAGCTGCCAGAATATATAGGGTTAATTATTAGAGTATAATTATTCCAATTAACTAAATTGCAAGaaagttttttaatttgtactcaCGTGATTGATTAGAGTGAGCATCTGTTAAATAGCATGCATTTACAGAATTGTTTGGAGGTGCATAACTTGCATAGTAAGTAGTATAGTAATTTAAtccaagaaaatcaaatgacCCCTTTAGCAACTTGGATTGTTCTTTCGTAAACTTTGGTAATCGGTTTCCAACAAGAGATCGCATGCTGTGTGGATAGTCGCCACTCGTCAGTGGTTCCATAAACCTGCAGAAACATGGAAATTGCAAGCATGAACTTGTTGTCCAATGAATAATACATTCGAAAATGAACATTTAATTGAGTTAATCGATATACTTACCATCCAAACATAAAATCCAATGATCTTAACGCAGCGTTTTTATCGTGCTTTGCCTCAGAAACCGGAACAAACCAATGTGACGTCAATGTTATTGATATCATGCCTTTCTGAGATGCCTGTACATGTTCATGCAGATTTGATTGAGCAACAAAAAGGTACAATATTTGTCTAAGTAATAAATTACTTGATCTTGTATTATCACGTAGTATTAGTGAAtcatatcaaaattttcaactacAACCGAATATTCTGACCAAAAAATAATACCTGATATTTATCCTTGTATACTTTTACAGCAGCTGCATGGGCAAGGAGTTGGTGGTGTGCCACCAAGTATGGTTCAGTAGC from Pyrus communis chromosome 7, drPyrComm1.1, whole genome shotgun sequence encodes the following:
- the LOC137739932 gene encoding beta-glucosidase 12-like, translating into MSLRLGSSLSCMLLLLVGLALTSSNAAITPGVYDSAFLNRSSFPAGFIFGTASSSYQYEGAARQDGRGPSIWDTYTHKYPEMIKDGSNGDVANDEYHCYKEDVGIMKNMTLDAYRFSISWSRLLPNGKLSGGINKEGIKYYNNLINELLRNGIKPFVTLFHWDLPQTLEDEYGGFLSPKIVKHFQDYAELCYGEFGDRVKHWITLNEPWTYSNGGYASGSLAPGRCSAWQQLNCTGGNSATEPYLVAHHQLLAHAAAVKVYKDKYQASQKGMISITLTSHWFVPVSEAKHDKNAALRSLDFMFGWFMEPLTSGDYPHSMRSLVGNRLPKFTKEQSKLLKGSFDFLGLNYYTTYYASYAPPNNSVNACYLTDAHSNQSPEKNGVPIGPKAASDWLYVYPKGIRDLLLYTKEKYNDPLIYITENGVDEFNDPKLSLAEALNDTQRVYYYYHHIYYLQRAIKDGVNVKGYFAWSLLDNFEWNSGYTIRFGINYVDYNDNQKRYPKLSAHWFKSFLKKY